Within Bacillus sp. E(2018), the genomic segment AACTAAGGAGATCATCACTGTATATATTACTTGGTATGGAACGTCATTAGTCGGCGGCTGTATCGGTGGAGCTGCAGGCTTTTTATATAAAAAGACCCCATATGTCTTATTCCTTTAACCTGTGGGATTTACGCTACAACTCTTGCTAAATGGTTATCGAAGCTGGAGTAATAGTATAGGCATAGCGCAAAACATAACTTTTTGTATCATGATGATCTTCTCAATATGGCTATTTCTTAATGCTAAAAGAAAAAATCGTACAAGTTATGATGTTCAAAAATAAAGAAGTTGAAGTGGAGCGTTAAAACGCTTGGAGGAGATCCAAGCGTTTATTTTGTTACTGCTATTGTTCATCGGGTTTAGTCTGCTGACTCTCCAAATTCTTAACTCTGTGCAGAATTTGAAATAGAATTGTCGTAATAAAACTAAGCTGAACAAACAGAAAAAATCCGATAAAGAAGGCAGTATCCATTGATGCTCCTCCCAAGCTTAACAAAAACATGAGAGCAAAAAAGACGATAATCCCTCCGATGATATTTGCCAAGAACACAAACACCCAATTGTCCATTCTTTTTCCTCCTATTATCAACTTTCCATATTTTAACTTTACGCTTTTGCATTCTGTATTTAAAGAACAATATTTTCTAAATGATGTACTTTTTTCCTAAATATCTTGATATAATTTAATTCTTGGAGAAATGCAAAGCCTTCGTTTAAAATCTTTAAACGGTGTTGCTGATCGGCTTTCTCAACTTTTGGCAACTGGTATACCGCTGTGGTACCAGTTTTGGGTTCCAAGCCCTAAATGAAGCCACTCAATGGCTATTAGGAGTGAACAATTTTGCAGGTAAGACCTCCATTGTTTTCTCCAAGTCTGTTGGGTGGTTTTACACGTATTTAAAGTAAGGGGAATTGGGATGGAATCATTTTTAGAATATCTTGTAGTCATTGGGTTCGTGTTTATTGTTGTGTTTGCCATTCTATCAATCATCAAGAAATTTTTTGCTTCGGTAACGGTGTACGAGTATGAACGTGGTGTGAAGTTTAAATATGGGGCTTTTCAGGAGAGTGTAGGCCCAGGTAAGCATAAGTATTCTCCTGCCTCTACAGAGATCCTGGTTTTTGATATGAGACCGACGATTATGCAGCTGAACGGGCAAGAGTTATTAACGGCTGATCAACTTAGTGTAAAGATTAGTGTTGCTGTAAAATATCAAATTACTGATCCGCAAATTCTGATCACTGAATATGAAGATTATGAGGAGCATGTGTATATGAACGTACAGCTCAAACTGCGTGATGTAGTACCTTCGTTAGAATTAGATGATCTGTTGAGCAAGCGGAATGAAGTGAATGATTCGCTTCAACAACTTTTTGTTGATAACGCGTTTGCTGGATTAACCATTCTTTCAGTAGACATAAAAGATATTATGTTATCTGCCGAACTAAAAAAAGCATTTCTTGAAGTGATCAAAGCGAAAAAAGAAGCGCAATCCTCACTGGAGAGAGCTAGAGGAGAAGCAGCAACCTTAAGAAGTCTAGCGAACACGGCTAAAATGCTGGAGAACAACCCAGAATTAGCAAAACTTCGCTTAATGAACACAATTGAGAACTCGAAAGGCAATACGTTTGTAGTCGATCTGGCAAATAGTACACATAGCATTAAAGAGCAATCCAACTCGTAACAAAGAACGTGCATTTCTTCTAGAAGGAGAAGTGCATTTTTTATGGAAAGAGTTAGTAGATTAAGTGAGGAGTGGTTAGTATGAATCATTCGTTAGAAGCGGGATTGAAAAAGATGTTACAAGAAGCATTTGATGGACCACAAAAACCAGTGACCGTTAGCTGGTTTACGAATACTAAACCAGACTCAGGCATATTTGGAGTTTTATCTCAACTAACTGCTGATGATGCATCAAAACAAATCTATGGAACAACACTCGCTGCTCATACCGATCACGTTCGATACCATATGTGGGGAACCAATGAATGGTTGTATGATGGGGCATTTCCAACAATGGATTGGAATAAAAGTTGGGAAATTCAAGCAGTTAGCGAAGACGACTGGCTTTCCATTCAAGAAGGATTGAGGAATGAATACCAACGTCTTTTAGAAAAGATTGATCATATACAATGGACAGAAGACTTGGCAAATGAATTAGTAGGTTCTTTGGCGCATTCAGCTTATCACCTTGGTGCAATTCAACAAATGTTAAAATTTATGGAAGACTAGGTGTAAACATGTATATTGCCGGAATTGCAATCATAGTTACCGTGTTTTTTACTTTGCTGGGCATTGATATACAACTTAGAAAGAACAATAAACAAAATGAAGAAATCATAGAGTTGTTGAAAGAAATCAATGAAAAATATTGAATGGTTTAGGTGCATGGTATGGAAATTAAAGTACAATCAGAAATCTATCGTTTAGGTCTTTTTATCGGCTTCTTAGAAGTGAAAAATGTTATCGAGTGGGCTGATCAATTAATAGAGAAGTTGGATCAGCCTCCTTACGAAATTCTTGAAATCTCGTTATCTTCTAATGCTACTATAGCTTCGGTATGTTCAAAGTTAACCGATGTAAAAGGAGAATGTGATGAGGCGCGTCCGATTCAAGGAATTCTAAGTCTACTTTATGATGAGTTAAGTCAAACGAGTGATGTAACGGAAATATGTACATATATGTATCGTCTTGTTGGTCACATTCCAGAGAGTTGTGATGATATTGAAAGGTCGATTATTAATCTAACAGATAGGTGGGAAATGGCGGTTGTTGGCTACTATGGGGATGAAGAAGAAGCTCGTAATGAGATTTTTGAATTCCTTAAAGAATTTGAGTCATTAAAAGATTGACACTTATAAACTTGTAAATCATTTGAGCGTAAAAGGAGAGTAAATGAAAAAGCGAAAAAAGCGTATAGCTTTCTTCGCTGCAATACTTATTTCATCTCTGCTAACAATTCTTCCAACTGGTTCCAAGTCATCGTCACACCTTCAAGCATACCCATGTCTAGAACTGTCTTCACATCATCAGCAGAAGCATATTCTGCACGGTTGATCAGTTTTGTTTGGTTGCCTTCTGAAACAAAGGTTAATGTAACTTTTGTTTGAGGCAGTTCTTCAGAAACATTGCCTTCTGCATCAGAAAACGCGTCTACGCTCTTGATTTTCTCTGGTGCCACGATCTCATGAAATACAGCTCTGCCCCAAGATTCGTGTCCGAAGTATTCTTGACTCTCATCTGTGCATTTCATGCAATAATGCCAAACACCTTCAGGACGGAATTCGAACTGTTTGATCGACATTGTCCAGCCACCAGGAGCCCACCAGCGCTTCAAATGTTCTTCTTCAGAAAAAGCTTTAAACACAAGTTCGCGAGGTGCATTAAAGGTACGTTCTAACACCAGTACATTTCCTTCTACTTTAGAAGTTAATTGATTCGTTTTATTTTCAACAGTCATTATTAATTCCTCCTTCATTTATGTAGTGCTAAATATCATTTATTTCATGTCTTTTAAATATTCATCTAAGCGGTCGAACCGATCTTCCCAAATGTTTCGAAAGGTATCAAGCCATTCTTCTAGTTCTAAGAAAGGTTGTGACTGCAGCTTATAGATTCGACGATTCGCAATAGGTTGAACCTCAACAAGTCCAGAATCACTAAGTACACGTAGATGCTTTGATACCTGCGGTTGGCGCAGCTTAAGGCTGTCGGCAATTTCTCCTACAGTGAGAGGACCAACTCTCAAAAGCTCAACAATGTGAAAGCGATTGGGCTCGGCAAGTGCATGCAAGGTTGTAAGTTTCTCGCCCATAAACTGTTCCTCCTTTCATATACAATATAACTCACAAAGAATATTCCTGTAAAGGAATATTAAAGAAAGACTTTTCGACAATTCCGTCAAACTTACCAAAAGGAAGATAGGATGATTTTTAATGCTCTGTAAAGTTAAGAGGGGAAGCATTCATTATAAAATGATGGGTGATGGGATGCCATTAATCATTTTACACTCAATGGGCACGGACCATCGTTCTATGAAGGAGTGGCTGGAACCCATATTCAACAATAAGCATGGTTATCAAAGAGTGTATGTGGATATACCTGCTCATGGGCACAGTGAGATTGATTCAACCGTTAAATCAACCGATGATATACTTTCAAACTTAATAGAGTTTATAGATATTATGTTCTCGAATAAGGACTTTGCGTTACTTGGTTCTTCTTACGGGGGATACCTTGCTCAAGGGATCGTTCACATAAAAAGGAACCATGTAAAAAAGCTGCTATTATTGGCTTCAGCCATTCATCGAAAAGAACGAAGCGTACCGGAAAAAGTATTGATCGAAAAAAACCAATCAATACTCCACGCACTAGAAGAGGATTTTAGAACTGCTTTTGAAACCTTAATGATTTGTCAGAAAAAAGAGAACCTGAAATGCTTTTTAGAAGAAGTTCAACCAGGAAGACAACTTGCAAATCGTAATTTTCTAACCTCCAACTGGAGAGAGGAAGGGTATTTTCTTTCACAGGAACCGTTTTCTGATATATCATGCTTACCGCAAGAAGTACTCCTTATACTCGGAAAACAAGATCATATTTGTGGTTATCAAGATTATGAGTTTTTGTTGGACAAGTTCCCTCATTCAAACCGAGTGATTGTGAATCATGCAGGTCATATGCTGCATATTGAGCAACGTAAAATGGTTCAACAACTAATTGGAGATTGGCTCTAAATAATTAACGATTATTCCGAAGTTGTTTTGTAACGCCATTAATCAAATAAAATAGCCCCATAATAAGAGGAACATGAATTGGAATATCAATAGAAGATTTACTATTAATAAAATAAACGTACAAAGTGACTAGCATTGCCGTAATAGGGAACGAGATCCACCAGTTACGTATCTTAAAGGTTAAATAGCCAACAGTGAATGATAAAAGCAGTAAAGTTGATGTGAGTAGCGACCAATTCGTTATGGAGAGGAAAGGAAAAAGAAATAAACAGATAATGAAATACACACACGTTACATATAATGCTTGTTTCAAACTAAATTCTCCGATCTCTTAGATTTCTTTTACAAGTTGAGTGAAACCAAATGCATGTGGTAAGCGACAAAACGTTAATGAATGATTTATTTAGGAGGAGTAAAAATGGGTAAAAAAAAGGTCTTACCTCTTGTTCTTACATTTTTACTGATTTCAGGTTTCTTTACGTACTACATCATGAACGCGAAACCACCAACCGCAAGTGCGAAAACAGCAACAAATGTCATGATACCCGTCAAGCAAAGCAGTTATTGTTGGGATGGATTTTTAAGTGGTGGGTGCGCTGATTATGCTGAACCTTTTATGATGAACGACATTGAGCCTGTAACCGTTGCACCAAGTGAGAAGATCACGATCTCTTATAATCGCAAGCCTATTAAAGTATCTAAAGAAGTAATGGTGTGGTCTAAGAGTCAGTCAGATTCTAAAAGTGTGAAATTGTTGGTGAATGGAACCTTTGTAGCCCCTCAAGAAAGTGGAACATATGCGGTGAGTACAGACGGAAATTGGAAACGGGGATCAGCAAGTCATGTGTTTTTTATTACAGTCAAATAAATGATGTAATGATTTGAACTGTGGCAAAAAAGTAACCCATCTCTTTTTACTTGGGATGGGTTACTTGTATGACTCTTATCCATTTTATTTTTTCTTCCGTTTTTCCATTTCCTTTTTAACTAAAGGAACAACTTTATCTTTGATCCCTTGTTGTACTTTTGGATTGCTGAGTACTTTTTTGATTTGTTCTTTCATTTAGCGAACCCCCTAGAATAATGATAATCCTATATTTCCCCTTTAGATCCACATTTTAAACGTGTATGTATGTATCGTAAACTTGAAAAGCTACCCCGAAAGGCAGCTCTTATATTAACCGATTCTCTTTTTGTTTTTCTTGCTCTTACGTGCTTTCTTGCAAGCCAATAATCCATCTAATACTTTAATGAAACTACTCAAAGAAGACACCCCCATCTATCTCATGTTGAGAAAAGAATAAGGATCTCAACAATCCCTATTCTCTATATCATATGAGAGCTTGTCTGATTGGTTTGGACATTTGTTGATGATTCTTGTAAATAGGACTGGAGAAGGATTATCTCTTTGTTAATAGAAAGTAGAGCTATATGCATTTGTTAATAAGGGGAGGTGCTCTCTATGGATGAAGAACTTCGTAAAGTGAAAAAGCGTATGGATAAACGCTTAGAAGAATACGATGAACAGAATCAAATGAATCCTCCTTTTAACGATGCCATAGATCATTTTGGAAAGATTGAAGGCTATCCCACTCAGAATCTTTCCAAAGTGAACATGAAAGGCTTTCCATTGGCTATCCGTATTCTAGGGTACTTTTTCCTTGGAACGATGGGTGTGGGGATGATTATGGTTCTACTTTTAACCCTGTTAAAATAAATCATTATTAAAAACTATGGTGAGGTGTTCTCATTTTGGATAAACGTGTTCAATTTGACTTTGAGATCGATTTTTCGAATGGCGGGGGATTGCAGGGGCAAGAATTCCATCTGGATCTGCACGGTGATGATATCTCTGATGAAGAGCTAGCAAAGTATATTGTTGAGGATATGAGACTGCTGATGGTTGGGGAAGTCAGGATTCTAAACAAGAAAATCATTGAGGAGAAGCATAAACGGAAGTCGTGATGTTAAGTAAATGAATTCATGAAATTAACGTGCTTACTACTGGAGGTTTCATTTTGAGTACTACCTATGTAAATTGGGGAGAATCAATAGTCAAATTAACTTGGAAAAGGTCTGCTACTCTCCCTTCATATCATTTAATTACAAGTGTTCACGGTTTTTGTTTTAAAAAAGGTCAGTTATTATTAGTAGATTTGAAACATAGAGGATGGGACTTTCCGGGAGGTCACCTTGAAATCGGTGAAACACCACTAGAGTGTTTTTAAAGAGAAGCACTTGAAGAAGGGTACGTTGAAGGTGAATGTAAGATGCTTGGTCATATCACGGTTGACCACAGCGAGAACCCACAATGGACTGAGGAAAGTTGCTATCCTAAAATTGGATATCAAGTTTTTTACAAAATGAATATTACAAAAGCACTTCATTTTGATGGTGCGTTTGAAGCTTCCCTACGTACATTCATAGATCCCAGCGAAGTTGCTTCTTACTACCATAAATGGAACGCACTGTACCAAGAAATATTGGACTATGCGATTCAACAAGAAAAGACCTTCTAAATAGAAGGTCTTATTTACATATCAAGAAAATGCTTCAGAATAATGAACAACACCACTAACATCAGCTAAGGAATCCTCAGTTATCTCAATTGCCATAAAGACTTCATCAGGAACTTCAAAAGGAGCTTTAATCCCCCAGTTGCTTGCCGGTTGAAAACCAAACTTCGGATAATAATCTTGATGTCCTAACACAATGACGGACTGATAGCCCAAATTCTTGGCAGTTGAAAGTGCGGTTTTAATGAGTTTACTGCCAATCCCTTTATGTTGAAACTGCGGTATCACCGAAACAGGGGCAAGTGCTAGAGATTCATTAGTCTGTTTTTCATTAATAATTTTTACTTTTGAAAGTAGAATGTGGCCGATGATCTCTTGTTCACCATTTTCAGCCACTAACGAAAGTTCAGAAACGAATGCTTCTGTCTTTCTGATTCGATTTACGAGAATATGTTCCTTCTTGTCACTGAATGCCTCAGATTCAAATGACTTTCTAACCACTTCTTCCGTCTTCTTAAAGTCTTCCGTACGTTCAACGCGAATGTTCACATCCATTTATAGTCTCCTCATTTCATTTGATATCTTAATTTCTATAAATGGCACCTTCTTCATGTAAACAAAAAGAAGGCTTACTTACCCAGCTCTAAACATAGATGATTCAAACAAAAACCTCCATATGAAATATGTTCTATCGTATTAAGTTTCTGGATTCCAGTCAAGCTGAAAAACTAGTTCATGAAGTTAGCCTTTTTAAAAGGGATTAATCTGTTTTCATAGAAATCATATGAGTTGATAATTGAAAAGAAGGATGAGGGGGCTGCGTCATGTCAAAGAGTATGTTGAATCCAAAAGTGGATGAATTTTTGAATGAAGTGAAATCGTGGAAAGAAGAGTTTGAGCAGTTACGACGAATCGTATTAGATTGCGGCCTCAACGAAGATTTTAAATGGATGCACCCGTGTTATACGTTAAAGGGTAAGAATGTCGTTTTAATTCATGGATTCAAAGAATATTGCGCTCTATTAT encodes:
- a CDS encoding slipin family protein; the encoded protein is MESFLEYLVVIGFVFIVVFAILSIIKKFFASVTVYEYERGVKFKYGAFQESVGPGKHKYSPASTEILVFDMRPTIMQLNGQELLTADQLSVKISVAVKYQITDPQILITEYEDYEEHVYMNVQLKLRDVVPSLELDDLLSKRNEVNDSLQQLFVDNAFAGLTILSVDIKDIMLSAELKKAFLEVIKAKKEAQSSLERARGEAATLRSLANTAKMLENNPELAKLRLMNTIENSKGNTFVVDLANSTHSIKEQSNS
- a CDS encoding SRPBCC domain-containing protein; protein product: MTVENKTNQLTSKVEGNVLVLERTFNAPRELVFKAFSEEEHLKRWWAPGGWTMSIKQFEFRPEGVWHYCMKCTDESQEYFGHESWGRAVFHEIVAPEKIKSVDAFSDAEGNVSEELPQTKVTLTFVSEGNQTKLINRAEYASADDVKTVLDMGMLEGVTMTWNQLEELLAEMK
- a CDS encoding metalloregulator ArsR/SmtB family transcription factor, encoding MGEKLTTLHALAEPNRFHIVELLRVGPLTVGEIADSLKLRQPQVSKHLRVLSDSGLVEVQPIANRRIYKLQSQPFLELEEWLDTFRNIWEDRFDRLDEYLKDMK
- a CDS encoding alpha/beta hydrolase: MLCKVKRGSIHYKMMGDGMPLIILHSMGTDHRSMKEWLEPIFNNKHGYQRVYVDIPAHGHSEIDSTVKSTDDILSNLIEFIDIMFSNKDFALLGSSYGGYLAQGIVHIKRNHVKKLLLLASAIHRKERSVPEKVLIEKNQSILHALEEDFRTAFETLMICQKKENLKCFLEEVQPGRQLANRNFLTSNWREEGYFLSQEPFSDISCLPQEVLLILGKQDHICGYQDYEFLLDKFPHSNRVIVNHAGHMLHIEQRKMVQQLIGDWL
- a CDS encoding cyclase gives rise to the protein MDKRVQFDFEIDFSNGGGLQGQEFHLDLHGDDISDEELAKYIVEDMRLLMVGEVRILNKKIIEEKHKRKS
- a CDS encoding N-acetyltransferase — encoded protein: MDVNIRVERTEDFKKTEEVVRKSFESEAFSDKKEHILVNRIRKTEAFVSELSLVAENGEQEIIGHILLSKVKIINEKQTNESLALAPVSVIPQFQHKGIGSKLIKTALSTAKNLGYQSVIVLGHQDYYPKFGFQPASNWGIKAPFEVPDEVFMAIEITEDSLADVSGVVHYSEAFS